One stretch of Deinococcus taeanensis DNA includes these proteins:
- a CDS encoding four-carbon acid sugar kinase family protein, which produces MTPRLGVVADDITGAGDIGALLAKRGYATRILSADADWEALCRRLADERTDALVIDTDSRFLPPAQAAGRVTRAAQALRLAGCGAYWKKTCSVFRGNVGAEFDALLDALGEGSGVAVAAFPKNGRTTLHGRHFVRGVPLPDTEFAQDPVHPRREANLLRDLAAQTPRPVAGLPLETVRAGPAAVRAARAQVRAGYLLADTETQADLQVLAEALAGERVFLGSSALAEELPFFWPPPAPFDPLAGAPRRSARVLLVAGSVMPQTHAQITHYAAAGGPVHALDVALALRDPAAAGAALSEAARRSLDGPGAALLRSPNTPAQVRAARALGETLGLSAVAVSQRVSAVLAHAAAQAARATGTRNLVALGGDTSAALTRALGVTHTVVVRELAPGLPSTYAPDQDLLLVLKSGSFGPPDFLQLAARHLRAPEGP; this is translated from the coding sequence GCCGACGACATCACCGGCGCCGGAGACATCGGGGCGCTGCTCGCCAAGCGCGGCTACGCCACGCGCATCCTCTCGGCCGACGCCGACTGGGAGGCGCTGTGCCGGCGCCTTGCCGACGAGCGGACCGACGCGCTGGTGATCGACACCGACTCGCGCTTCCTGCCGCCCGCGCAGGCCGCCGGGCGCGTGACCCGCGCCGCGCAGGCGCTGAGGCTCGCCGGGTGCGGCGCGTACTGGAAAAAAACCTGCTCGGTGTTCCGCGGAAATGTCGGCGCCGAGTTCGACGCGCTGCTAGACGCGCTCGGGGAGGGCAGCGGCGTGGCCGTCGCCGCCTTTCCGAAAAACGGCCGCACCACCCTTCACGGCCGTCACTTTGTCCGGGGCGTGCCGCTGCCCGACACGGAATTCGCTCAGGACCCGGTGCATCCGCGCCGCGAGGCCAACCTGCTGCGGGACCTCGCGGCGCAGACGCCGCGCCCGGTCGCGGGGCTGCCCCTGGAGACCGTGCGGGCCGGGCCGGCGGCCGTGCGGGCCGCGCGGGCCCAGGTGCGCGCCGGGTACCTGCTCGCGGACACCGAGACCCAGGCGGACCTGCAGGTGCTCGCCGAGGCGCTGGCCGGCGAACGGGTATTCCTGGGCTCCAGCGCGCTGGCGGAGGAACTGCCGTTCTTCTGGCCGCCCCCGGCGCCGTTCGACCCGCTGGCCGGCGCGCCCCGCCGGAGCGCGCGGGTGCTGCTGGTGGCCGGCTCGGTCATGCCGCAGACCCACGCGCAGATCACGCACTACGCCGCGGCCGGCGGCCCGGTGCACGCGCTGGACGTCGCGCTGGCGCTGCGCGATCCGGCCGCGGCGGGCGCGGCGCTCAGCGAGGCCGCGCGGCGCAGCCTGGACGGGCCCGGCGCCGCGCTGCTGCGCTCGCCGAACACGCCGGCGCAGGTCCGCGCCGCGCGCGCCCTCGGGGAGACGCTGGGCCTCAGCGCCGTTGCGGTCAGCCAGCGCGTGTCCGCGGTCCTGGCGCACGCGGCCGCCCAGGCGGCCCGGGCCACCGGCACGCGCAACCTCGTCGCCCTCGGCGGGGACACCTCGGCGGCGCTCACCCGCGCGCTGGGCGTCACGCACACGGTCGTGGTCCGCGAACTCGCGCCGGGGCTGCCCAGCACCTACGCGCCGGACCAGGACCTGCTGCTGGTCCTCAAAAGCGGCTCGTTCGGCCCGCCGGACTTCCTGCAGCTCGCCGCGCGGCACCTGCGTGCGCCGGAAGGCCCATGA
- a CDS encoding carbohydrate kinase family protein: protein MSLALCFGGAVMDFVRGPDQRWQARAGGSAWTVARALSALGQPAAFAGALGDDPFAAELVSAAAAHGVDLRYAVRVAAPTALSVVHRSDPAHYTFYAHGAADSLFPGVDRAAWTGARAAYFGGVTLVRDPARAAFLDAAAEARARGLTVVYDPNYRPQHAEAYRATFAHYAALADLIKVSGEDLAGLLPDLGPEAAAAHLQALNPAATVLLTRGAAGARLLGPRGHAEHPGYRVTVADTVGAGDASIAALLYCHLHRPDWPPAEQLAFALACAAAACTRLGAHAPTLADIEAVQKETP from the coding sequence ATGAGCCTCGCGCTGTGCTTCGGCGGGGCGGTCATGGACTTCGTGCGGGGCCCCGACCAGCGCTGGCAGGCCCGGGCAGGCGGCAGCGCCTGGACGGTCGCGCGCGCCCTGAGCGCCCTCGGGCAGCCGGCCGCCTTCGCCGGCGCGCTCGGGGACGATCCGTTCGCCGCCGAGCTCGTCAGCGCGGCCGCGGCGCACGGCGTGGACCTCCGGTACGCCGTGCGGGTCGCGGCGCCCACCGCGCTGTCGGTCGTGCACCGCAGCGACCCGGCGCACTACACCTTCTACGCGCACGGCGCGGCCGACTCGCTGTTCCCGGGCGTGGACCGGGCGGCCTGGACCGGCGCGCGCGCCGCGTACTTCGGCGGCGTCACCCTGGTGCGCGACCCGGCGCGCGCCGCCTTTCTTGACGCGGCCGCCGAGGCCCGCGCCCGCGGCCTGACGGTCGTGTACGACCCGAACTACCGCCCGCAGCACGCCGAGGCCTACCGGGCCACGTTCGCGCACTACGCCGCCCTGGCGGACCTGATCAAGGTGTCCGGGGAGGACCTCGCGGGCCTGCTGCCGGACCTGGGCCCCGAGGCCGCCGCGGCGCACCTGCAGGCCCTGAACCCGGCCGCGACGGTGCTGCTCACGCGCGGCGCGGCCGGCGCCCGGCTGCTGGGCCCCCGCGGCCACGCTGAGCATCCCGGGTACCGCGTCACGGTGGCCGACACGGTCGGCGCGGGCGACGCCAGCATCGCCGCGCTGCTCTACTGCCACCTTCACCGGCCGGACTGGCCGCCCGCCGAACAGCTGGCCTTCGCCCTGGCCTGCGCCGCCGCCGCCTGCACCCGCCTCGGCGCGCACGCCCCCACCCTGGCCGACATTGAGGCCGTGCAGAAGGAGACCCCATGA
- a CDS encoding ThuA domain-containing protein, with translation MTQFPAPARTGTPGRALIISGGWPGHQPQVFARLIQAMLESGGLQVTHADTLDVLSDPGALGDLALIVPNWTMGRLSGEQSRHLRAAVQAGTGLGGFHGGMGDAFREDTDYQFMVGGQFVAHPGNVRRYRVDLTPVAHPVTAGLDPSFEVDSEQYYMHTDPTNTVLATTTFDGRDAPWTQGAVIPAAWVRRYGQGRVFYSSVGHHPPDFGHPTVAQLHRRGLLWAAGRPA, from the coding sequence ATGACGCAGTTCCCCGCCCCCGCCCGGACCGGCACGCCGGGCCGCGCGCTGATCATTTCCGGCGGCTGGCCCGGCCACCAGCCGCAGGTGTTCGCCCGCCTGATTCAGGCCATGCTCGAAAGCGGCGGGCTGCAGGTCACGCACGCCGATACGCTCGACGTGCTCAGCGACCCCGGCGCGCTGGGTGACCTGGCGCTGATCGTACCGAACTGGACCATGGGCCGCCTGAGCGGCGAGCAGAGCCGCCACCTGCGCGCGGCCGTGCAGGCCGGCACCGGACTGGGCGGCTTTCACGGCGGCATGGGCGACGCGTTCCGTGAGGACACGGACTACCAGTTCATGGTGGGCGGGCAGTTCGTGGCCCACCCGGGCAACGTCCGCCGCTACCGCGTGGACCTCACCCCCGTCGCTCACCCAGTCACCGCGGGCCTGGACCCCTCGTTCGAGGTGGACAGCGAGCAGTACTACATGCACACCGACCCTACGAACACGGTGCTGGCCACGACCACCTTCGACGGGCGGGACGCCCCGTGGACTCAGGGCGCGGTCATTCCGGCCGCCTGGGTGAGGCGTTACGGTCAGGGCCGGGTGTTCTACTCCTCGGTGGGGCACCACCCGCCGGATTTCGGGCACCCCACCGTGGCGCAGCTGCACCGGCGCGGCCTGCTGTGGGCCGCCGGGCGGCCCGCGTGA
- a CDS encoding Gfo/Idh/MocA family protein, translated as MTRVGIVGAGQISGIYLTNAAGATPFEVVAVADLTPQAAEARAQEYGIPLALSPEALLNHPGVDVVLNLTVPAAHAAVSRAALEAGKHVYSEKPLALTRDDGRALVALAQARGLRLGCAPDTFLGAGLQTCRQLIDEGVIGRPLAATAFMLSHGVEAWHANPDFFYQPGGGPLFDMGPYYLTALTALLGPVRTVSGQATQGFDERVITSAARRGERIAVQTPTHVSALLGFESGAAATLITSFDVWHAEVPRIEIYGSEGTLSLPDPNTFGGPVRLRLAQDREWREVPTDRPFAQNSRGLGLHDLIASVNEGRAPRASGALALHVLDVMHSTLDSAASGQTVRLTTTAERPAPLEGS; from the coding sequence GTGACCCGGGTCGGCATTGTCGGCGCCGGCCAGATCAGCGGCATCTACCTGACCAACGCCGCCGGCGCCACACCGTTCGAGGTGGTGGCCGTGGCGGACCTGACGCCCCAGGCGGCCGAGGCGCGCGCGCAGGAGTACGGCATTCCACTCGCGCTGAGCCCCGAAGCGCTGCTGAACCACCCCGGCGTGGACGTGGTGCTGAACCTCACGGTCCCGGCGGCGCACGCCGCGGTCAGCCGGGCGGCGCTGGAGGCCGGCAAGCACGTGTACAGCGAAAAACCCCTGGCCCTGACGCGCGACGACGGCCGGGCGCTGGTGGCGCTCGCACAGGCGCGCGGCCTGCGCCTAGGCTGCGCGCCGGACACGTTCCTCGGCGCGGGCCTGCAGACCTGCCGGCAGCTGATCGACGAGGGCGTGATCGGCCGGCCCCTGGCGGCCACGGCCTTCATGCTCAGTCACGGCGTGGAGGCCTGGCACGCCAACCCGGACTTCTTCTACCAGCCGGGCGGCGGGCCGCTGTTCGACATGGGGCCCTACTACCTCACGGCCCTGACCGCGCTGCTCGGCCCGGTTCGCACGGTCAGCGGGCAGGCCACCCAGGGCTTCGACGAGCGGGTCATCACGAGCGCCGCGCGGCGCGGCGAGCGCATCGCGGTGCAGACGCCCACGCACGTCTCGGCGCTGCTGGGCTTCGAGTCGGGCGCCGCGGCGACCCTGATCACCAGTTTCGACGTGTGGCACGCCGAGGTGCCCCGCATCGAGATCTACGGCAGTGAAGGCACCCTCAGCCTGCCGGACCCGAACACCTTCGGCGGGCCGGTCCGGCTGAGGCTCGCGCAGGACCGCGAGTGGCGTGAGGTGCCCACCGACCGCCCCTTCGCGCAGAACAGCCGCGGCCTGGGCCTGCACGACCTGATCGCCAGCGTGAACGAAGGCCGCGCGCCGCGCGCCAGTGGCGCCCTGGCGCTTCACGTTCTGGACGTGATGCACAGCACCCTGGACAGCGCCGCGTCAGGGCAGACGGTCCGGCTGACCACCACGGCCGAGCGGCCTGCGCCGCTAGAGGGCTCCTGA
- a CDS encoding Gfo/Idh/MocA family oxidoreductase encodes MSLRWGFLGAARLGNALAPAMTAAGQAFWAVAARDPAPASYAAKHGFRRVPASSEDLLLDPDVDAVYNALPSGLHFLRSARALAAGKHVL; translated from the coding sequence GTGAGCCTGCGCTGGGGGTTCCTGGGCGCCGCCCGCCTCGGCAACGCCCTGGCGCCGGCCATGACGGCCGCCGGTCAGGCCTTTTGGGCGGTGGCGGCGCGGGACCCGGCGCCCGCGAGCTACGCCGCGAAGCACGGCTTCCGGCGGGTGCCCGCCAGCTCTGAGGACCTGCTGCTCGATCCGGACGTCGACGCGGTGTACAACGCCCTGCCCAGCGGCCTGCACTTCCTGCGGAGCGCCCGCGCCCTGGCGGCCGGCAAGCACGTGCTGTGA
- a CDS encoding Gfo/Idh/MocA family protein, with product MLSADEVRVLTPLQQAASRVIPEGRSCTATRRTHRPWRTGRPVTWAPCARPVGRPGSPSTARTTTAGDAARGGGALFDVGGCPVSALRLLPGREPRRVSAVTHDASGTDATLAGWLDLGEGFTAHFDCSLEASGAQGLSLVGSAATLTFGAPFRPHRPAATLTLGDRTRTSVPSDPDQVMVEDFARRARAGQPALGA from the coding sequence ATGCTGAGCGCCGACGAGGTGCGCGTCCTCACGCCGCTGCAGCAGGCGGCCAGCAGGGTCATCCCCGAGGGCCGTTCATGCACCGCCACCCGCAGGACGCATAGGCCCTGGCGCACCGGCAGGCCGGTGACCTGGGCGCCCTGCGCACGGCCGGTGGGGCGTCCCGGTTCACCCTCAACCGCCCGGACGACCACCGCTGGGGATGCGGCGCGCGGCGGGGGCGCGCTGTTCGACGTCGGCGGCTGTCCCGTCAGCGCCCTTCGTCTGCTGCCCGGACGTGAGCCGCGGCGGGTCAGTGCGGTGACGCACGACGCCAGCGGCACCGACGCAACCCTGGCCGGCTGGCTGGACCTCGGGGAGGGCTTCACGGCGCATTTTGACTGCAGCCTCGAAGCCAGCGGCGCCCAGGGGCTGAGTCTGGTGGGATCGGCCGCCACCCTCACGTTCGGCGCGCCGTTCAGGCCTCACCGGCCGGCCGCCACCCTCACGCTGGGCGACCGCACGCGCACCTCCGTCCCCAGCGATCCCGACCAGGTCATGGTGGAGGACTTCGCGCGCCGCGCTCGGGCCGGGCAACCTGCGCTGGGGGCTTGA
- the nagA gene encoding N-acetylglucosamine-6-phosphate deacetylase, translating into MQSVWIDNVRIVTGSEVIERGHLLVRGGRVAQLGTGACPPPQGEAQVIDGRGQLLIPGMVDLHIHGAAGHDMMDGTRRSIEVVSRTCAATGCTSFLVTSVSSTLEALLTLVDRVREVAGHEPGARIAGIHAEGPYLNALRKGMQNEAHLRHPDLAEMQAVLDRAGDLLKMVTLAPELPGGLALTRALAARGVIVAVAHSDATYDEALAAFRAGASHVTHCFNGMRPIHHREPGVIVAAFEQRQVSLQAIVDGVHLHPAIVRLMHRLKGPEGVVLITDALQAMGLGDGTYAFGGHMVTVHGGVARLADGTLASSTVTMNEALRNTVQLGVPLTDAVMMASTTPARLLGLPHKGRVAVGADADLALLDGAYEVQWTMIGGQLVYGAASP; encoded by the coding sequence ATGCAGTCAGTCTGGATCGACAACGTACGGATCGTCACCGGAAGTGAAGTGATCGAGCGCGGCCACCTGCTCGTCCGCGGCGGCCGGGTGGCGCAGCTTGGAACGGGCGCGTGCCCGCCCCCGCAGGGCGAGGCGCAGGTCATCGACGGCCGGGGACAGCTGCTGATTCCCGGCATGGTGGACCTCCACATTCACGGCGCGGCCGGACACGACATGATGGACGGCACGCGCCGCAGCATCGAGGTGGTCTCCCGGACCTGCGCGGCCACCGGCTGCACGTCCTTCCTCGTGACGTCGGTCAGCTCCACGCTCGAGGCCCTGCTGACCCTGGTCGACCGCGTCAGGGAGGTCGCCGGGCACGAACCCGGCGCGCGGATCGCCGGCATTCACGCCGAGGGACCGTACCTGAACGCGCTTCGCAAAGGCATGCAGAACGAAGCCCACCTGCGTCACCCGGACCTCGCGGAGATGCAGGCCGTGCTCGACCGCGCCGGGGACCTGCTGAAAATGGTGACCCTGGCGCCGGAACTGCCGGGCGGCCTCGCCCTCACCCGCGCGCTCGCCGCCCGCGGGGTGATCGTGGCGGTCGCGCACTCGGACGCCACCTACGACGAGGCGCTCGCCGCCTTCCGCGCGGGGGCCAGCCACGTCACGCACTGCTTCAACGGCATGCGGCCCATTCATCACCGCGAGCCGGGCGTCATCGTCGCGGCGTTCGAGCAGCGTCAGGTGAGCCTGCAGGCCATCGTGGACGGGGTGCACCTGCACCCGGCGATCGTGCGCCTCATGCACCGCCTCAAGGGCCCGGAGGGCGTGGTCCTGATCACCGACGCCCTGCAGGCCATGGGCCTGGGGGACGGCACGTACGCCTTCGGCGGCCACATGGTGACCGTGCACGGCGGCGTGGCGCGGCTGGCGGACGGCACGCTGGCGTCCAGCACCGTCACGATGAACGAAGCCCTGCGCAACACCGTGCAGCTGGGCGTCCCCCTGACTGACGCCGTGATGATGGCCTCCACCACGCCGGCCCGGCTGCTGGGCCTGCCGCACAAGGGCCGCGTGGCCGTGGGGGCCGACGCGGACCTCGCGCTGCTCGACGGGGCCTACGAAGTGCAGTGGACCATGATCGGCGGGCAGCTGGTGTACGGAGCAGCGTCCCCCTGA